GCCAACCTGTTTTCAAAGTAACTCGACTATTGCcatgatagcagcagtgagtgtCATGTGAgagtactcggaactaaatgttcaTAATGAGACAACTGTCAATATAAATACTATTTGACAgaaagtgtcaattttatttCCCTTTATGCTCAgagttggactcgcatatgaagggttccatacagtcatttttatttatttctaatttgcatcttgaaatttttattatttgtttttatactagcaataaaaatacacactgtgaaaattgcaactctctacctgttacagttcatgaggtacagcccactgacagacaaacagtgAAGACTTAGTAAGCCCTAAGAactggaataaaaattaataaaaaagcgTACTTACATGTTCTATTGTTTCAGAATCCAACCACACTCAGAAACTAGAGCAAAACAACTAGAAGCATGGCAACAATTAATAGctgaatatttaaaaactacaaaacaatCCACCATAGACATAAGAGAATCACAGAACAGTCcattatttaataattcttCTATCAATAGAAAGTTATCTCAAGAAGCGATATTAACTATCTTAGAGGATATGGCCAAGAATGGCAGAGCTGCACCTGTGGATAAAAGTAAAAATGTATGGGAGATATATTGGCATTCTCTCGATGAATGGGGCAACATGATATATAATTGGGCGAGCTTGAATGGTATGACTAATTCAGTGTGCACACTTTTTGAGTTGCGGGAAGGTGATAATTCGGTAGGAGAAGGTAAGAAACTTATGTTATacctgctaatattataaatgtgaaagtttgtctTCACACCAGTTGATATCACTCATCAGATAATATTTGGTACAGCTAGCGCCTTGGAGATTGGAATTTAATTCCAGATAAtcaaactctttgattatctggtactagctgacgcccgcgtcttcgttcgcgtggatttagatttttcgaaatcccttgggaactctttgattttccgggataaaaagtagcctatgtgctaatccaggatattttctatctccattccgaatttaaGCCAattccgtccagtggtttttgcgtgaaggagtaacaaacatacacacacacacacacacacacaaactttcgcctttataatattagtgtgattaaattcTACAATATAAATTCAAAGATCTGTTCCAATAAAAATCAACAAGAAAACAAACAACATGAATCAGATCAGATATGGATTGCAGATTGAATTTTCAGagtgcatttctattgccgctataacaacaaatgccTATTAAAATACTAACATGGTGAATGTCAAAATGGCCCccttgtaattaaaaaaaaaaaaaaataggtacaaagtGTTATAATGTTGtacaatggtatggaacccctctcattctgagaggagccccgaactcagtagtgtgccggcgaaagattgataatgatgatgaatacataattattctTATTTTGTATTTTCCAGAATTTCATGGTCTCGACATGAACATATTAATCAAGGCATTGAAATCGTTAGAAGTGAAAGGCAAATGTGAATTAATGGAATTTGATGATAACCAAGGAGTGAAATTCTTCTGAGCCGTCTGTGAGATTGTTAACTCTATAGTGAGAACATTTTCTATTGAAATGTTGATGCATTTTTGTTAagttacctattataatatttgtgatTGTTGAAATATATTGCTTGATATTTTAAGAACATATTTAGTTTTGATCACTCTTTAAGAGTGCTCTTTATGGTCGTTTTAATCAACATTTAGGGTATGCGTACATTGGAggataagggccggcgcacatatggcggagcgcagcgcagagcatttttcacagtcaaaattattatcgacattgttctcattgcaaaataatatctaaaatcaattgtgcatccgtgcggatactcgcgcatccgcgcgcagtcccgcgcgtgctcgcgcattctctggtacaaattcgcgtaatgtgtcacgcgattagaaaacttcgcgggcatgctctgcgctgcgcttcgccatatgtgcgccggccctaagacgTTGGAGGATTTTAAAGAAGACCAACCATCTCCCATACATTGTTGGGTCCAGAAATTGATGAACTATTACAAGTTTCAAATTAGTGTTATTTGTTAGATAAAAATATCTCCTTTAGACTGCTTCAGTTTGTTTGAGTGACAATTGCATAATCCATGGGCTCAAATCCATAATTGGGTTGCGTTGTAATGTGCTGAAATGGACAAGTGTATaactatgtccatttcagtgctGGATATCGATACTCGTTTTCGAAAAATATAAGGACTCATGCTAAGGATGAAGGTCGGTCAAAGGAAACCAAAAGgcaatttcaaatgttttattaataccGATTAAGTCAATAAGTGTAAAATTGTACAACTTCAAAACTCACCTTACACTAAACAATTGTATctacagatatttatttatattacaaatatgtattttgtaaaaatccctTTCAACTTAATCTATGAAAAATCCAAAATTGAGTCACACTAcatattaaatttttgaatgcACACTGCTAGCTCCCCTAAATAGCGAATAGAGGGCcacccaataataataatatacttacccagcatatcatatcatattatatcatatCATAGCAGCATATTATATCGCACattgaaaaaaaccggtcaagtgcgaatcggtcttgcacatgaagagttccgcaccatcgtacaagaaataaccaCAAATCGAAAGTTTTCATAACGTCATGTAAAGGTATGTCCAGACCATGTTATATTTAACACCATTGTctactataatatgtaataaataaatcgtaTGATCACTAatatcttataataatatatggtaTTAAATAGGTTAGATATGtaactagtttataatataatttaccttGTACATATAACATGAGACTTCATTGGTAGGTATATGATAATTTTTACACTGTGTAGACACGTCTTTACAAAGAGCTGTTGAAAATATTAGGAATCAGTGCATATTTTTATGTTGTTataacacataataatattatacctaagttaCCTAAGAATATAATACCATgtaagcttagaccaaaagggccgttataatttaactattttaataagttattaaaatgttctttcatattaagcttgcaCGAGGACATAAGCAACAACGCGTGGAGGCTTATCcagagttttaatctttaaataatctaactgcaatattaatttgatcggggcgcaattgctattgcaaccactcaatcaaaatggcgacctaaacacaaaagtattcaatagtcgttgagtctcgagtcggagcgagactggcttaaaaaccgtcaagcagccgtatttatacaaatcgattcaagatggctgctcggaagcgatcgtgtgacgtcgaatgagtcaaatatctgttttattattttaaattttaaatagtttttttgaaaaagctaacagtcggccatccaaattgggtcgttcgacctcgagcgacgaaaataaatattaggccaggttgtccagaatactaataggggcacggttgttcgtaatactacgggaccagggttgtcccgacacattttattctaggaccagggttgtcccttaaagggtgttgaatgagtggaccaggattgtcccaacacattttactctaggaccagggttgtcccttaaagggtgttgaatgagtggaccagggttgtcccttaaagggtgttgaatgaatggaccagggttgtcccaaccaattttattctaggaccagggttgtcccttaacttcgaatcatattcatttgtgaactataattttgtatgcttaagtggatttttgcgttaattccatcccacttctgaactgtaagcttagaccaaaagggccgttattaaaatgttctttcatattaagcttgcaCGAGGACATAAGCAACAACGCGTGGAGGCTTATCcagagttttaatctttaaataatctaactgcaatattaatttgatcggggcgcaattgctattgcaaccactcaatcaaaatggcgacctaaacacaaaagtattcaatagtcgttgagtctcgagtcggagcgagactggcttaaaaaccgtcaagcagccgtatttatacaaatcgattcaagatggctgctcggaa
This genomic stretch from Maniola jurtina chromosome 2, ilManJurt1.1, whole genome shotgun sequence harbors:
- the LOC123873658 gene encoding vacuolar protein-sorting-associated protein 25-like isoform X2, which encodes MAEIAWPWQYNFPPFFTIQPHSETRAKQLEAWQQLIAEYLKTTKQSTIDIRESQNSPLFNNSSINRKLSQEAILTILEDMAKNGRAAPVDKSKNVWEIYWHSLDEWGNMIYNWASLNGMTNSVCTLFELREGDNSVGEEFHGLDMNILIKALKSLEVKGKCELMEFDDNQGVKFF